From a region of the Odontesthes bonariensis isolate fOdoBon6 chromosome 4, fOdoBon6.hap1, whole genome shotgun sequence genome:
- the LOC142379278 gene encoding solute carrier family 22 member 7-like yields the protein MKFDSILSEINGFGKFQMTLFLLQMLSRITLPCHFLLNNFMAGVPSHHCDISALEDGGVFGNLTVQQRLTVGIPAERDGTLSSCNMFTKPQYQYLSGSNSSEEASPVQCQNGWIYDNSTYKSTLVTEWDLVCHRKGMNKATATIFFIGVMIGAPLFGFLSDRFGRRPVLLASYLSSLTFAVLSAFSTSYIMFIIMRLFTGMCLAGISIISITLNVEWCSIERRTFSGVIISLDWTLGNWMLAGIAYCVNEWRMLILAVTSPLILAIIAWRWLPESARWLMAKGKADDAHHYIMKCAEMNNRSKCVSTITPGTLLESEEAETGDKKYSILDLFRTPNIRNLAICSGIVWYGVAFTYYGISLNITGFGLNPYLTQFIFASIEMPMKIGVYFSLEKIGRRYCEMGALLSTGVCLFVNLFVSKDKWVIRTIVAVLGKSMSEASFTIMFLYTTELYPTVVRQNGLGYTSFMARLGVSISPLIMLLEDVWHLLPEATYCAVAVGSSLVALLLPETLNTQLPELIEDIEKPRRQSTRRKEIQ from the exons ATGAAATTTGACAGCATACTTTCTGAAATCAATGGATTCGGGAAATTCCAAATGACCTTATTCTTACTTCAGATGTTATCACGAATTACTCTCCCATGTCACTTTCTGCTGAACAACTTCATGGCAGGTGTTCCCTCTCACCACTGCGACATCAGTGCCCTGGAAGATGGAGGTGTGTTCGGAAACTTAACTGTGCAGCAGAGACTGACTGTCGGTATTCCAGCTGAGCGCGATGGAACTCTAAGCTCCTGTAATATGTTTACAAAGCCGCAATATCAGTACTTGTCAGGCTCAAACAGTAGTGAGGAAGCCTCTCCTGTTCAGTGTCAAAATGGATGGATCTATGACAATAGTACCTATAAATCTACCTTGGTAACGGAG TGGGATCTTGTGTGCCACAGGAAAGGGATGAACAAGGCAACAGCCACCATTTTCTTCATTGGTGTCATGATTGGAGCCCCACTATTTGGGTTTCTCAGTGACAG GTTTGGACGACGGCCAGTGCTGCTTGCCTCTTATCTGTCATCCTTGACATTTGCAGTTCTGAGTGCATTTTCCACATCGTATATCATGTTCATCATCATGAGACTTTTTACGGGGATGTGCCTTGCAGGAATAAGTATTATCTCCATTACGTTAA ATGTTGAATGGTGCAGCATTGAACGCAGGACTTTCTCTGGTGTAATCATAAGCCTGGATTGGACACTTGGGAACTGGATGTTGGCTGGCATTGCTTACTGTGTAAATGAATGGAGGATGCTCATTCTGGCAGTCACTTCACCTCTGATTCTGGCCATTATTGCTTGGCG GTGGCTTCCAGAGTCTGCTAGGTGGCTCATGGCAAAAGGGAAGGCTGATGATGCTCATCATTACATCATGAAATGTGCTGAGATGAACAACAGATCCAAGTGTGTCTCCACCATCACACCGGGG ACATTACTGGAATCTGAAGAAGCTGAAACTGGAGATAAGAAGTATTCCATCTTAGATCTTTTCAGAACTCCAAATATTAGAAACCTTGCAATATGCTCAGGAATTGTATG GTATGGagtggcatttacatattatgGAATAAGTCTGAACATCACAGGGTTTGGACTGAACCCATATCTTACACAATTTATATTTGCATCCATTGAAATGCCCATGAAGATTGGGGTCTATTTCTCCTTGGAGAAAATTGGTAGAAGGTATTGCGAGATGGGAGCCCTGCTGTCCACCGGTGTTTGCCTCTTCGTCAACCTTTTTGTTTCAAAAG ATAAGTGGGTCATTCGTACCATTGTGGCAGTCCTCGGAAAATCCATGTCAGAGGCCTCATTCACAATAATGTTTCTCTACACAACTGAACTGTATCCAACAGTTGTAAG GCAAAATGGTTTAGGctatacctcgttcatggcacgGTTGGGGGTGTCCATTTCCCCGCTCATCATGTTATTGGAAGATGTGTGGCATCTCCTCCCTGAGGCCACTTATTGTGCAGTGGCGGTTGGTTCCAGTTTAGTTGCTTTACTCCTGCCTGAGACATTAAACACGCAACTGCCAGAGTTAATCGAAGACATTGAGAAACCAAG GAGGCAATCAACGAGGAGGAAGGAGATTCAATAG
- the synpo2b gene encoding LOW QUALITY PROTEIN: synaptopodin-2 (The sequence of the model RefSeq protein was modified relative to this genomic sequence to represent the inferred CDS: inserted 2 bases in 1 codon; deleted 1 base in 1 codon; substituted 2 bases at 2 genomic stop codons) gives MSVYMVSLVQEGLPEHNESEAALSYEREDEIYLCGSRESITESPRIQTSLTLSSYPEPPDTKPHRGQQHSQSSSSSFGSAAEMTQALTLATKQSQGTSNRHGPGTGNRRVESSEEGGSSEAPPASVFFGILDEGAEQAEKXNSGSDTDLCRPDRSRARYTRLSYNESQRVGEAKSKCKRIARLLSNAPDPQNKGALLFKKRLQRVKKYTLVSYGTGVDKRNQIEGETDKVRSAGYSFVATSDSEPEELYCLYHKHNNLXLSXRSVQEMEELLETRGKGILMFSQRRKRMEELVSEHDVQRSKGSLVEASAEQHNTGAQNIYDAAEMHKHTDETSSMDINLMKHLEYQENTQHVNHLSHTPKPLVPNRTAKPFKGFQDDSAQAHLPGSVSPAQMKHEPIFKVPVPINTNPKVWSPTGDVIASRDERICVPAKRKVANKQPSKMTQDSDPHIQNKGERKSYIESEEDCFSLGAEACNFMQPRTVKLKNPPPVAPKPTIDPSCPPWLRRSPSTEPYVPPKSPVSQPTHSPVGPHSQHYLQQQDWAQPQQMASRWASNQTQATLQTPANAWNPVISSSQLHPQPTTKSWSQQSAQSPVSMQARSPTYGPHSQQKNKLESAPNSVASCPPQAGNSNVPMSKSLQVSPKSRILDRGINQAVEGSAMAGKGAELFAKRQSRMEKFVVDGETVQANKTRSPSPSLSLPNSWRYSSNIRAPPPLSYNPLLSPFYPPSAAKQPPSTSPKLKPKTKEKPKSAPKQFNALDIMKHQPYQLDSSLFKYDAASETKSPSPKPTPVLKFEVTKSRKQRSASSHFPHDTSELAVQSEAEAPAKSSGSVSLQNSSAHNTRSVDKRLDKKLAVTTAAHHISTKKPQSAQPASTSSQHSSLGNSIASAFSPASLIARGARQMAPRPNFSAKKPVVTGKQWKPVAMLHST, from the exons ATGTCAGTCTATATG GTGTCCTTGGTGCAAGAGGGTTTACCAGAACATAACGAGAGTGAAGCTGCACTTTCATATGAAAGAGAAGATGAAATCTACCTCTGTGGATCAAGAGAGTCAATTACAGAATCTCCTCGCATCCAAACCTCGCTAACACTTTCCTCATACCCAGAGCCCCCAGATACCAAGCCTCATCGTGGTCAGCAGCATTCCCAGTCTTCGTCCTCCTCTTTTGGCTCTGCTGCTGAAATGACCCAGGCCTTGACCCTGGCCACAAAACAGTCCCAGGGTACCAGTAATAGGCATGGTCCAGGGACTGGGAACAGGAGGGTTGAATCTTCAGAGGAAGGAGGGAGTAGTGAAGCACCTCCTGCTTCTGTCTTCTTTGGAATTTTAGACGAGGGTGCTGAGCAGGCAGAGAAGTAGAACTCAGGGTCTGACACAGATCTGTGCAGACCGGACAGGAGCAGGGCAAGGTACACAC GGCTCAGTTACAACGAGAGCCAACGTGTGGGGGAGGCCAAGTCTAAATGTAAACGAATTGCCCGACTCCTGTCTAATGCACCCGACCCCCAAAACAAGGGAGCcttgctgttt aaaaaacgCCTCCAGAGGGTCAAGAAGTACACACTTGTGAGTTACGGGACTGGTGTCGACAAGAGAAACCAAATAGAGGGGGAAACTGACAAAGTTAGATCAGCTGGATATTCCTTTGTGGCTACAAGTGATTCTGAGCCAGAGGAGCTATATTGTCTTTATCACAAGCACAATAATTT TTTGAGTTGAAGAAGTGTTCAAGAAATGGAAGAACTACTAGAGACAAGAGGGAAGGGAATTTTGATGTTTTCCCAACGGCGCAAACGAATGGAAGAACTTGTTTCAGAGCATGACGTACAGAGAAGTAAAGGATCACTTGTGGAGGCATCAGCAGAGCAACACAATACAGGAGCACAGAATATTTATGACGCTGCGGAAATGCACAAGCATACTGATGAGACCAGTTCCATGGATATAAATCTCATGAAACATTTAGAGTACCAAGAAAACACTCAACATGTGAACCACCTCTCCCACACACCAAAACCCTTGGTGCCAAACAGAACGGCAAAACCTTTTAAGGGATTTCAAGATGACTCAGCTCAAGCTCACCTGCCTGGTAGCGTCAGTCCAGCCCAAATGAAACATGAACCTATATTCAAAGTACCTGTGCCCATTAACACTAACCCAAAGGTTTGGTCTCCAACAGGAGATGTCATAGCCTCGAGGGATGAGCGAATATGTGTGCCAGCCAAACGGAAAGTCGCTAATAAACAGCCATCAAAGATGACGCAAGACTCAGATCCACACATTCAAAACAAAGGGGAAAGGAAGTCCTACATTGAGTCAGAGGAAGACTGTTTCAGTCTGGGTGCTGAAGCTTGCAACTTCATGCAACCCAGAACAGTAAAACTCAAGAATCCCCCTCCAGTTGCCCCAAAACCCACCATCGACCCATCCTGCCCACCTTGGTTAAGAAGGAGTCCCTCCACTGAGCCCTATGTTCCTCCAAAAAGTCCGGTATCACAGCCAACTCACAGTCCTGTGGGGCCTCATAGTCAGCATTATTTACAGCAGCAAGATTGGGCTCAGCCTCAACAGATGGCCAGCCGTTGGGCATCAAATCAAACCCAGGCAACACTTCAAACACCTGCCAATGCTTGGAATCCGGTCATCTCCTCTTCTCAGCTACATCCTCAGCCAACCACAAAAAGCTGGAGTCAACAGTCAGCACAATCCCCTGTGAGTATGCAGGCCCGCAGTCCTACTTACGGCCCTCATTCacagcaaaaaaacaagttagAAAGTGCTCCAAACTCAGTTGCCTCCTGCCCACCACAAGCTGGGAACTCCAATGTCCCCATGTCAAAATCCTTGCAGGTTTCTCCAAAGAGCCGAATCTTAGACAGAGGCATAAATCAGGCTGTTGAGGGTTCAGCCATGGCGGGAAAGGGGGCAGAATTGTTTGCAAAAAGACAGTCTCGTATGGAGAAGTTtgttgttgatggtgaaacagtGCAAGCTAACAAAACAAGATCCCCCTCCCCATCTTTGTCCCTTCCTAACTCTTGGAGGTATTCATCTAACATTCGTGCCCCACCTCCATTGTCATATAATCCTCTTCTTTCTCCTTTCTACCCTCCATCAGCAGCCAAGCAACCCCCTTCCACAAGCCCCAAACTGAAGCCCAAGACCAAAGAGAAACCTAAATCAGCCCCCAAGCAATTCAACGCCTTAGATATCATGAAACATCAGCCCTATCAGTTGGACTCGTCTCTGTTCAAGTATGATGCAGCATCTGAGACCAAAAGCCCCAGCCCTAAACCAACTCCTGTTTTAAAGTTTGAAGTAACCAAAAGCCGTAAACAAAGATCTGCATCCTCTCATTTTCCTCATGATACCTCTGAGCTTGCTGTTCAAAGCGAGGCAGAAGCCCCTGCTAAGTCTTCTGGATCGGTAAGTCTCCAAAACTCCTCTGCCCACAACACGAGATCAGTTGACAAACGCTTGGATAAAAAGCTCGCTGTCACAACTGCAGCCCATCACATAAGCACCAAGAAACCACAGAGTGCCCAACCTGCAAGCACATCCTCGCAGCATTCATCTCTTGGCAACAGCATAGCTTCGGCTTTCTCTCCCGCATCTCTTATTGCCCGAGGCGCACGTCAAATGGCTCCTCGGCCAAATTTTTCTGCAAAGAAACCAGTGGTGACAGGCAAACAGTGGAAGCCTGTTGCTATGCTTCATTCGACATAA